The following proteins are encoded in a genomic region of Vigna radiata var. radiata cultivar VC1973A unplaced genomic scaffold, Vradiata_ver6 scaffold_51, whole genome shotgun sequence:
- the LOC106780677 gene encoding uncharacterized protein LOC106780677 has product MYVDDIVVRSWSVEDHVKDLEEVFAQVRKFDMRLNPSKCTFGVQAGKFLGFMLTARGIEANPDKCRAVVEMRSPQSLKEVQRLVGRLTALSRFIPRLVECIKPIKVMKKDVQICWDGQCEAVFEEVKKILTEPPEKPEMKLVYCVSRGLKEAKVWYQRVEKVALSLLYAARRLRPYFQGHQVVVRADHPIEKVLHKPDLAGRLVGWSIELLKFGLRYEPRGSVREHHLAEFPVEIFPDTNEAFCWKLSVDCSSNKQGGGAGIVLEGPSRLMIEQSLIFKFKLSNNQAEYEALLAGLELARDLGVEHLECKTDSRLVEGQMKGTFQIKDDQLQQYVDKFKQLEACFKSVEIKHVPKKENSRVDMLSKLASRKEKGHLSSAVFSMGNGHRRAIPGRESTEKILAHSSGLLHQVGRSRTTSYDFCLSGESPFNLTYGSDAMLPVEVGEPTVRQMANDMNANEEFLRNYLDVLEERRRVATIKNEAQKRLVAQRYSTKVQRKTANARKKPEEGTLASNWDDQVKRSEEKRSQKNDFKESQDVRKLTPDREERSKAKRSQKNDFKESQDVRKLTPDRVERSKVERSQKIDFKESQDVRKFTPDREE; this is encoded by the exons ATGTATGTAGATGACATAGTGGTAAGGAGCTGGTCAGTTGAGGATCATGTGAAAGACTTAGAAGAAGTATTTGCACAAGTACGAAAGTTTGATATGCGTTTAAATCCGTCTAAATGCACATTCGGTGTTCAGGCTGGGAAGTTTCTAGGTTTCATGTTGACTGCTCGGGGCATAGAAGCCAATCCAGATAAATGTCGAGCAGTAGTGGAGATGAGAAGTCCGCAGAGCTTGAAGGAGGTTCAGAGGCTGGTAGGACGGCTGACGGCTTTGTCTCGTTTCATTCCCCGGCTTGTTGAATGTATCAAACCTATTAAGGTCATGAAAAAGGATGTACAGATATGTTGGGATGGTCAATGTGAAGCAGTGTTTGAGGAGGTTAAGAAAATCCTCACTGAACCTCCA GAGAAGCCTGAGATGAAGTTGGTCTATTGTGTTAGTAGAGGTCTTAAGGAGGCAAAGGTCTGGTATCAACGGGTAGAGAAGGTGGCGTTGTCCCTGTTATACGCCGCTCGGCGTCTTAGACCATATTTCCAAGGGCATCAAGTAGTGGTACGGGCCGATCATCCTATTGAAAAGGTGCTTCATAAACCAGATCTAGCCGGACGATTGGTTGGTTGGTCAATAGAACTTTTGAAGTTTGGGCTGCGCTATGAACCGCGCGGATCGGTAAGAGAACACCATTTAGCAGAATTCCCAGTGGAGATATTCCCTGATACAAACGAGGCATTCTGTTGGAAACTTTCTGTGGATTGTTCATCTAACAAGCAAGGTGGAGGTGCTGGAATTGTTCTGGAGGGACCGAGCAGGCTAATGATCGAGCAGTCGTTAATCTTCAAGTTCAAGCTTAGTAACAACCAAGCTGAGTATGAGGCGTTGTTGGCTGGGTTAGAATTGGCGCGAGACTTAGGGGTAGAGCATTTAGAATGTAAGACTGATTCTCGGCTGGTCGAGGGGCAAATGAAAGGGACATTCCAGATTAAGGACGATCAGTTGCAGCAATATGTTGACAAATTTAAGCAGTTAGAGGCATGTTTTAAATCGGTTGAAATCAAGCATGTACCCAAAAAGGAGAATTCCCGAGTGGACATGTTGTCCAAGTTGGCCAGCAGGAAGGAGAAGGGTCATTTATCTTCG GCCGTTTTctcaatggggaatggacatcGTAGGGCCATTCCTGGTCGTGAGAGCACAGAAAAAATTCTTGCTCATAGTAGTGGATTACTTCACCAAGTGGGTAGAAGTCGAACCACTAGCTACGATTTCTGCCTCTCAG GAGAATCGCCGTTCAATTTAACCTATGGAAGTGATGCGATGTTGCCCGTGGAGGTGGGCGAGCCAACTGTTCGACAAATGGCAAATGACATGAACGCAAATGAAGAATTCTTGAGAAATTATTTAGATGTGTTGGAGGAAAGAAGAAGGGTGGCGACCATAAAGAATGAAGCTCAGAAAAGACTGGTAGCCCAAAGGTATAGTACAAAGGTACAGCGCAAAACGGCGAACGCAAGGAAGAAGCCAGAAGAGGGGACGTTAGCTTCCAATTGGGACG ATCAGGTGAAAAGGAGTGAGGAAAAacgaagtcagaaaaatgacttcaaaGAATCTCAGgatgtcagaaaattgactcctgatcgaGAGGAAAGGAGTAAGGCCAAACGAAGTCAAAAAAATGACTTCAAAGAATCTCAAgatgtcagaaaattgactcctgatcgggtGGAAAGGAGTAAGGTCGAaagaagtcagaaaattgacttcaaAGAATCTCAGGATGTTAGAAAATTTACACCTGATCGGGAGGAATGA